The following proteins are encoded in a genomic region of Populus nigra chromosome 16, ddPopNigr1.1, whole genome shotgun sequence:
- the LOC133676150 gene encoding putative RNA polymerase II subunit B1 CTD phosphatase RPAP2 homolog, translated as MAKDQSTVVKDTIYKLQLSLLEGIQNEDQLFAAGSIMSHSDYEDVVTERTIANLCGYPLCGNSLPSDRPQKGRYRISLKEHKVYDLHETYMYCSSSCVINSRTFSGSLQEERCLVLNPAKLNEVLMLFDNFSLGSEGSLGKNGDLGFSNLKIEEKTEKVEGEVSFEQWIGPSNAIEGYVPQRDRNSKSLPLKNHKEGLEANTTKQSSKEDFIIDDMDFTSSIITQDEYSISKTPSGLTDTNTDKKTQKPKAKGSHKGSKGSKAKGTKQSSKQESFINDMNFTSTIIITQDEYSISKSPSGLAGTTSKTKIQKQKEKVSQKSSENQSSATRKVGSSKTSRKVKEDRSKVAIKDELSSQDLSSPFDSCQTSSITITTEAKEKSVSEKAAKPVESSLKPSLKTSGAKKLTRSVTWADEKVGSSGSRDLCEVREMKDTKAGPEIVDNIDKRDDGYVLKFESAEACAKALSQAAEAVASGDADASNALSEAGLVILPQPHDLDQGDPMEDVDVLDEESSTIKWPGKPGIPQSECFDPENSWYDAPPEGFSLELSSFATIWMALFAWVTSSSLAYVYGKDESSHEEYLMVNGREYPRKIVLGDGRSFEIQQTIEGCLGRAFPVVVADLRLPIPISTLEQGAANLLGTMSFVDAVPAFRMKQWQVIALLFIEALSVCRIPALISYMDNRRMVIQKVVDGVRMSAEEYEVMKDLMIPLGRAPQFSPQSGA; from the exons ATGGCGAAAGATCAATCAACTGTTGTTAAGGATACTATTTACAAATTACAACTTTCTCTTCTCGAGGGCATCCAAAATGAGGATCAATTATTTGCAGCTGGATCTATAATGTCGCACAGTGACTATGAAGATGTTGTTACTGAACGAACGATAGCGAACCTCTGTGGTTACCCTCTCTGTGGCAATTCTTTGCCATCTGATCGCCCTCAAAAAGGCCGATATCGTATTTCTTTGAAGGAGCATAAAGTTTATGATCTACACGAGACGTACATGTATTGCTCTTCTAGTTGTGTTATTAATAGTCGAACTTTTTCTGGGAGCTTGCAAGAAGAGAGATGCTTGGTTTTGAATCCAGCAAAACTTAATGAGGTTTTGatgttgtttgataattttagtTTGGGTTCTGAGGGTAGTCTGGGGAAGAATGGGGATTTgggtttttcaaatttgaagaTCGAGGAGAAAACAGAAAAAGTTGAGGGAGAGGTTTCTTTTGAACAATGGATTGGTCCTTCAAATGCAATTGAAGGGTATGTTCCACAACGGGATCGTAATTCAAAGTCCTTACCAttgaaaaatcacaaagaag GGCTAGAAGCTAACACTACCAAACAAAGTAGTAAAGAAGATTTTATCATCGATGACATGGATTTCACAAGCTCCATTATCACTCAAGATGAATATAGCATTTCAAAAACTCCCTCAGGCTTGACAGACACCAACACTGATAAAAAAACTCAGAAACCAAAAGCAAAAGGATCTCATAAAGGCTCTAAGG GATCAAAAGCTAAAGGTACTAAACAAAGTAGTAAACAAGAATCTTTCATCAATGACATGAACTTCACAAGCACCATCATTATCACTCAAGATGAGTATAGCATTTCAAAAAGTCCCTCAGGTTTGGCAGGCACtacttccaaaacaaaaatacagaaacagaaagaaaaggTATCTCAGAAAAGCTCTGAGAATCAATCTTCTGCTACTAGAAAGGTTGGTTCTAGTAAGACATCAAGGAAGGTGAAAGAAGATAGAAGTAAAGTAGCCATAAAAGATGAGCTTAGCAGTCAAGATCTGTCTTCACCTTTTGATTCCTGTCAAACCAGTTCCATTACAATTACTACTGAAGCTAAAGAAAAATCTGTGTCTGAAAAAGCAGCTAAACCGGTTGAATCATCACTCAAGCCCTCTCTTAAAACTTCTGGTGCGAAGAAATTAACTCGCTCTGTTACTTGGGCTGATGAGAAAGTTGGTAGTTCTGGAAGTAGAGATCTTTGCGAGGTTAGGGAAATGAAAGATACAAAAGCAGGTCCTGAGATTGTAGACAATATAGACAAGAGAGATGATGGTTATGTATTAAAATTCGAATCAGCTGAAGCATGTGCTAAAGCTTTGAGCCAGGCTGCTGAAGCTGTTGCATCTGGAGATGCTGATGCCAGTAATGCTC TGTCTGAAGCTGGACTCGTCATATTACCTCAACCGCATGATTTGGATCAAGGGGATCCCATGGAGGATGTTGATGTGCTTGATGAAGAATCCTCAACTATTAAGTGGCCAGGAAAGCCTGGGATTCCACAATCTGAATGCTTTGATCCTGAGAACTCATGGTATGATGCTCCTCCTGAAGGTTTCAGTTTGGAG TTATCCTCTTTCGCGACAATATGGATGGCTCTGTTTGCATGGGTCACATCATCCTCTTTGGCATATGTATACGGCAAAGATGAAAGTTCCCATGAGGAATACTTGATGGTTAATGGGAGGGAGTACCCTCGGAAGATTGTCTTGGGAGATGGTCGCTCCTTTGAAATCCAGCAAACTATTGAGGGTTGTCTTGGTCGGGCTTTCCCTGTTGTTGTTGCTGATCTCAGGCTACCAATACCTATATCTACATTGGAGCAAGGAGCG GCGAACTTGTTGGGTACAATGTCCTTTGTTGATGCAGTTCCAGCATTCAGAATGAAACAGTGGCAAGTTATAGCGCTTCTCTTCATTGAAGCTCTCTCTGTATGCAGGATCCCAGCACTCATTTCATACATGGATAATAGGAGAATGGTGATTCAGAAG GTGGTAGATGGTGTCCGCATGAGTGCAGAAGAGTACGAGGTCATGAAGGATCTCATGATACCTCTTGGCCGAGCACCTCAGTTTTCGCCTCAGAGTGGAGCATAG